A single Clostridium sp. AN503 DNA region contains:
- a CDS encoding DegT/DnrJ/EryC1/StrS family aminotransferase, producing the protein MDYQNSSAIPFHMPGHKRRTEHGMLKAFPNPYSIDITEIDGFDNLHHPEGILKESMEWAAEIYHADKTYYLVNGSSGGILSAVCAATHPGGKILMSRNCHKAAYHGVILNGLEPEYIYPQILDEMGIQGGICPADVENMLNRGPLPEAVLVVSPTYDGIVSDIQAIAEIVHDYGIPLIVDEAHGAHFPFGKGFFPKSALECGADMVIQSLHKTLPSFTQTAVLHVRRERVNIDKLERYLQIFQSSSPSYLFMAGIENCIYEMEQHGGRWMEEFSVHLAQLRGKLCGLKHLRLLGADSVGVKGIFDVDLSKLVISCRGCLVRRSETGMHGIGDEWISDDTLSDDTLSRGMSGGEILSGELLSRWLREEYHLEMEMSGADYIVAIATFMDSWEHLDRLADALLHIDNRIDRKPDSTEDMQRVQHKIEMDGIICIKPADALEAGSEALLINQCAGRISAEFIYLYPPGIPIVAPGELVTEAIVRQVEYYKRIGLPVQGMAHKDAGYLKVLRG; encoded by the coding sequence ATGGATTATCAGAATTCAAGCGCCATACCATTTCACATGCCAGGTCATAAACGGCGGACGGAACATGGGATGTTAAAAGCATTTCCAAATCCTTATTCTATTGATATCACGGAGATAGATGGATTTGATAATCTCCATCACCCTGAAGGAATTTTAAAAGAATCCATGGAATGGGCAGCAGAGATCTATCATGCGGACAAGACATATTATCTTGTTAATGGGAGCAGTGGTGGAATTCTGAGCGCGGTCTGTGCGGCAACCCATCCGGGAGGAAAGATCCTCATGAGCCGGAACTGCCATAAAGCGGCGTATCATGGAGTTATCCTCAATGGGTTGGAACCGGAGTACATTTATCCACAAATACTGGATGAAATGGGGATACAGGGCGGGATATGCCCTGCTGATGTGGAAAACATGTTGAACAGAGGCCCATTACCGGAGGCGGTACTGGTTGTTTCACCCACTTATGATGGAATCGTGTCAGATATCCAGGCGATCGCAGAAATTGTTCATGACTATGGGATTCCGTTGATCGTGGATGAGGCACATGGAGCGCATTTCCCATTTGGAAAAGGCTTCTTTCCAAAATCAGCGCTGGAATGTGGGGCAGATATGGTGATCCAGAGCCTGCACAAGACGCTTCCATCCTTTACGCAGACAGCAGTCCTGCATGTACGCCGGGAACGCGTGAATATAGATAAGCTGGAGCGGTATCTTCAGATATTCCAGAGCAGCAGCCCTTCTTACCTGTTTATGGCAGGGATTGAAAACTGTATTTATGAAATGGAGCAGCATGGAGGAAGATGGATGGAGGAGTTCTCTGTACATTTGGCGCAGCTGCGTGGGAAACTCTGCGGGCTGAAGCATTTGAGGCTGCTGGGGGCGGATTCTGTGGGGGTTAAAGGTATATTTGATGTAGATCTGTCCAAGCTTGTGATATCCTGTCGGGGGTGCCTTGTGAGACGTTCTGAGACAGGGATGCACGGGATTGGTGATGAATGGATAAGCGACGACACACTGAGCGACGACACATTGAGTCGTGGAATGTCTGGGGGCGAAATACTAAGTGGAGAATTGCTGAGCAGATGGCTGCGTGAGGAGTATCATCTGGAAATGGAGATGAGCGGGGCTGATTATATTGTGGCCATAGCTACATTTATGGATAGCTGGGAACATTTGGACAGACTGGCAGATGCACTGCTTCATATCGACAACAGGATAGATAGGAAACCTGACAGCACAGAGGATATGCAGAGAGTGCAGCATAAAATTGAAATGGACGGGATTATCTGCATAAAGCCGGCTGATGCATTGGAGGCAGGGAGCGAGGCGCTCCTGATCAACCAGTGTGCGGGCAGGATTTCTGCGGAATTTATTTATCTGTATCCACCGGGTATTCCGATCGTGGCTCCGGGGGAGCTGGTTACTGAGGCGATTGTGAGACAGGTGGAGTATTATAAAAGAATCGGGCTTCCCGTACAGGGAATGGCCCATAAGGACGCTGGATATCTGAAGGTTTTGAGAGGCTGA
- the holB gene encoding DNA polymerase III subunit delta': MLSFQDIIGHEQIKEHFQKAIESHKVSHAYILNGEAGMGRKSLANAFALTLLCEKGRSEPCMECHACKQVLSGNHPDLIYVTHEKPNSIGVDDIREQINDTIMVRPYSSYYKIYIVDEAEKMTQQAQNALLKTIEEPPSYAIIILLTTNQEAFLPTILSRCVQLKLKPLKDFVVKSYLTESMQVPEADAEVYAAFARGNLGKAISIASSEDFKLLHQEVLHLLKHVKDMDISELLDYIRKLKEDNLDIYECLDFMQLWYRDVLLYKVTKDMNLLIFKDEYKMINELSKNSGYDGLERILESIDKAKARLDANVNMELAMELMLLVMKEN; encoded by the coding sequence ATGTTAAGTTTCCAGGATATTATCGGACATGAACAGATTAAAGAGCATTTTCAGAAAGCGATCGAGAGCCACAAGGTTTCTCATGCTTATATATTGAACGGTGAAGCGGGGATGGGGAGAAAGTCTCTTGCCAACGCATTTGCCCTGACGCTTCTCTGTGAGAAGGGCAGGAGTGAACCGTGTATGGAATGTCACGCCTGCAAGCAGGTGCTCAGTGGGAATCATCCGGATCTGATCTATGTGACCCATGAAAAGCCTAACAGCATTGGTGTGGATGATATCCGGGAGCAGATCAATGACACGATCATGGTGCGGCCTTACAGCAGTTATTATAAGATTTATATCGTGGATGAGGCGGAGAAGATGACCCAGCAGGCGCAGAATGCGCTGTTGAAGACAATTGAGGAGCCTCCGTCATACGCGATCATAATACTGCTTACTACAAACCAGGAGGCGTTTCTGCCTACGATTCTGTCCAGGTGTGTACAGCTGAAGCTGAAGCCCCTGAAGGATTTTGTGGTGAAGAGTTATCTGACAGAGTCCATGCAGGTGCCGGAAGCAGATGCCGAAGTATACGCAGCATTTGCACGGGGGAATCTGGGCAAGGCTATATCCATAGCATCTTCGGAGGATTTTAAGCTTCTCCACCAGGAAGTGCTGCATCTGTTAAAGCATGTGAAGGATATGGATATTTCGGAGCTTTTGGATTATATACGTAAGCTGAAAGAGGACAACTTGGATATCTATGAATGCCTGGATTTTATGCAGCTCTGGTATCGGGATGTACTTCTCTACAAAGTGACTAAGGATATGAATCTGCTCATTTTCAAGGATGAATATAAGATGATCAATGAGCTGAGCAAGAACAGCGGTTATGATGGGCTGGAGCGGATATTGGAGTCCATCGATAAGGCGAAGGCGCGGCTGGATGCCAATGTGAATATGGAATTAGCCATGGAGCTGATGCTCCTGGTCATGAAGGAGAATTAA
- the gyrA gene encoding DNA gyrase subunit A, translating into MEPNIFDKVHDIDLKSTMEKSYIDYAMSVIAARALPDIRDGLKPVQRRVLFSMIELNNGPDKPHRKCARIVGDTMGKYHPHGDSSIYGALVNMAQQWSTRYPLVDGHGNFGSVDGDGAAAMRYTEARLSKISMEMLADINKDTVDFAPNFDETEKEPTVLPARFPNLLVNGTTGIAVGMATNIPPHNLREVISAVVKIIDNRILEDRETTMEEILDIVKGPDFPTGATILGKAGIEEAYRTGRGKIRVRAVSDIETLPNGKSRIIVTELPYLVNKARLIEKIADLVKEKRVDGITDLRDESDRQGMRIVIELRRDVNANVLLNQLLKHTQLQDTFGVIMLALVNNEPRILNILDMLKYYIQHQEEVVTRRTKYDLNKAEERAHILQGLLIALDHIDEVIKIIRGSNNVQIAKQQLMERFGLSDVQSQAIVDMRLRALTGLEREKLENEYKELMAKIEELKSILADEKKLLGVIREEITIISVKYGDDRKTSIGFDEFDMSMEDLIPNENTIVAMTKLGYIKRMSIDNFKSQNRGGKGIKGMQTIDEDYIEDLIMTKTHNYIMFFTNKGRVYRLKAYAIPEGSRTARGTAIINLLQLLPEEKITAIIPMKEYSDTNYLFMATRNGMVKKTPLKEYANVRKNGLQAIVLRENDELIEVKATDDTKDIFLVTKKGQCIRFHETDVRVTGRVSIGVIGMKLNGSDQVVGMQMHTQGESLLIVSENGMGKRTPIDEFSPQNRGGKGVLCYKITEKTGDIVGVKLVHEDHDIMIITTGGVVIRISVDDISVIGRNTSGVKLMNIDADSDIKVASIAKVRDDGNKSEGDGIEELHLEEEIDTDAEAADLQDTDTEKIAEEYPEETDDSQTEE; encoded by the coding sequence ATGGAACCAAATATTTTTGATAAAGTTCACGACATAGATTTGAAATCCACTATGGAGAAATCCTATATCGATTATGCCATGAGCGTCATTGCCGCCCGTGCGCTTCCTGATATAAGAGATGGTTTGAAGCCGGTTCAGCGCCGAGTGCTGTTTTCCATGATCGAGCTGAACAATGGCCCGGATAAGCCTCACCGTAAGTGCGCCCGTATCGTCGGCGATACCATGGGTAAATATCATCCTCATGGAGACAGCTCTATCTATGGAGCTTTGGTTAATATGGCACAGCAGTGGTCTACCAGATATCCGCTGGTGGACGGGCATGGGAATTTCGGTTCTGTGGATGGAGACGGAGCGGCGGCTATGCGTTATACGGAAGCCCGTCTGAGCAAGATATCCATGGAGATGCTGGCTGATATCAATAAAGATACGGTTGATTTTGCTCCGAACTTTGATGAGACGGAGAAAGAACCGACCGTACTTCCCGCCAGATTTCCGAACCTCCTGGTTAATGGTACCACAGGAATCGCAGTCGGTATGGCGACTAATATCCCGCCTCACAATTTGAGAGAAGTGATTTCTGCAGTTGTTAAGATCATTGACAACCGTATCTTGGAAGACCGGGAAACTACCATGGAAGAGATCCTGGATATTGTGAAGGGACCGGATTTCCCAACGGGCGCTACGATACTCGGTAAGGCAGGAATTGAAGAAGCATATCGTACCGGACGCGGCAAGATCCGTGTGCGTGCGGTCTCTGATATCGAGACTTTGCCTAACGGTAAGAGCCGTATCATCGTTACGGAGCTTCCGTATCTTGTAAATAAAGCAAGGCTGATCGAGAAAATTGCCGATCTGGTAAAAGAAAAAAGGGTGGATGGAATCACAGACCTGAGGGATGAATCAGACCGTCAGGGTATGCGTATTGTGATCGAGCTGCGCCGTGATGTCAATGCCAATGTACTTTTGAACCAGCTTTTAAAACATACACAGCTTCAGGACACCTTTGGAGTCATTATGCTGGCCTTGGTCAACAATGAGCCAAGGATCTTGAATATTCTGGATATGCTGAAATACTATATCCAGCACCAGGAAGAGGTAGTTACAAGACGGACAAAGTATGATCTGAATAAAGCTGAGGAGCGGGCCCATATTTTGCAGGGCTTGCTGATCGCACTGGATCATATCGATGAGGTGATCAAGATCATCCGTGGTTCCAACAATGTTCAGATCGCAAAACAGCAGTTGATGGAGCGGTTTGGTCTGAGTGATGTACAGTCTCAGGCTATCGTGGACATGCGTCTGCGTGCATTGACCGGTTTGGAACGGGAGAAGCTGGAGAATGAATATAAGGAGCTAATGGCAAAGATCGAGGAATTGAAATCCATCCTCGCTGATGAGAAGAAGCTTCTTGGCGTGATCCGGGAAGAGATCACGATCATCTCTGTTAAATACGGTGATGACAGAAAAACTTCGATCGGTTTTGATGAATTTGACATGTCCATGGAGGATCTGATCCCCAATGAGAACACGATCGTTGCCATGACGAAGCTTGGTTATATCAAGCGTATGAGCATTGACAATTTCAAGAGCCAGAACCGGGGCGGTAAGGGGATCAAGGGAATGCAGACGATCGATGAAGATTATATCGAGGATCTGATCATGACCAAGACTCACAATTACATCATGTTCTTTACCAATAAGGGTCGGGTATACCGACTGAAGGCTTATGCGATTCCGGAGGGAAGCCGTACAGCCCGCGGAACAGCGATCATCAATCTGCTCCAGCTTCTGCCGGAGGAGAAGATCACTGCGATCATTCCCATGAAGGAGTACAGTGATACGAATTATCTGTTCATGGCAACCAGGAATGGAATGGTGAAGAAGACCCCGTTAAAGGAATACGCCAATGTCCGTAAGAATGGTCTCCAGGCTATCGTGCTTCGGGAAAATGATGAATTGATCGAAGTAAAAGCTACCGATGACACAAAAGATATTTTCCTGGTGACTAAGAAAGGACAGTGCATCCGGTTCCACGAGACAGACGTGCGTGTAACAGGGCGTGTTTCTATTGGCGTTATCGGTATGAAGCTCAACGGCAGCGACCAGGTAGTGGGAATGCAGATGCATACCCAGGGTGAAAGCCTGCTGATCGTATCGGAAAACGGTATGGGCAAGCGAACTCCTATTGATGAATTCTCTCCGCAGAACCGCGGCGGCAAGGGAGTACTCTGCTATAAGATCACAGAAAAGACCGGTGATATAGTAGGAGTTAAACTGGTACATGAAGATCATGACATTATGATCATCACTACGGGTGGTGTGGTGATCCGGATCTCCGTGGATGATATTTCCGTGATCGGAAGAAATACATCCGGCGTCAAACTGATGAATATTGATGCAGATTCTGATATTAAAGTCGCCAGTATCGCAAAGGTACGGGATGACGGCAATAAGTCAGAGGGAGATGGCATTGAGGAATTGCATCTGGAAGAAGAGATAGACACGGATGCAGAAGCAGCTGACCTGCAGGATACCGATACAGAAAAAATTGCAGAAGAATATCCAGAAGAAACGGATGATTCCCAGACCGAAGAATAA
- a CDS encoding fumarate hydratase: MKNIKTETISSAIKEMCIEANHFLSEDMAACIKKAAEEEISPLGKQILDQLQENLQIAGEDMIPICQDTGMAVVFVKVGQEVHIEGGSLTDAVNQGVHDGYVEGYLRKSVVKDPIERENTKDNTPAVIHYEIVEGDQIDITLAPKGFGSENMSRIFMLKPADGIEGVKEAILTAVRDAGPNACPPMVVGVGIGGTFEKCALMAKHALTRSLEEESPVAYVRSLEKEMLDRINCLGIGPGGLGGTVTALAVNIETYPTHIAGLPVAVNICCHVNRHVHRVLK, translated from the coding sequence TTGAAAAACATAAAAACAGAGACAATTTCTAGTGCCATCAAAGAAATGTGTATTGAAGCAAATCATTTTTTGTCTGAAGATATGGCTGCGTGCATAAAAAAAGCTGCCGAGGAGGAGATATCTCCTCTGGGAAAGCAGATATTGGATCAGCTTCAGGAGAATCTTCAGATCGCAGGGGAAGATATGATACCGATCTGTCAGGATACGGGGATGGCAGTAGTGTTTGTAAAAGTAGGACAGGAAGTACATATTGAGGGAGGAAGCTTAACCGATGCTGTCAATCAGGGAGTCCATGACGGATATGTGGAGGGATATCTGAGAAAATCGGTTGTTAAAGATCCCATAGAAAGGGAGAATACAAAGGATAATACACCTGCTGTCATCCATTATGAGATCGTGGAGGGGGATCAGATCGATATCACCCTGGCGCCAAAAGGATTTGGCAGCGAGAACATGAGCCGTATTTTTATGTTGAAGCCGGCTGATGGAATTGAAGGGGTAAAAGAGGCGATCCTTACCGCAGTTCGTGATGCAGGTCCCAACGCCTGTCCTCCTATGGTTGTTGGAGTGGGAATTGGCGGTACATTTGAAAAATGTGCGTTGATGGCAAAGCATGCGCTGACGAGGAGTCTGGAAGAAGAATCCCCGGTAGCTTATGTCCGCAGTCTTGAAAAAGAAATGCTGGATAGGATCAACTGCCTGGGAATCGGACCTGGGGGATTGGGCGGTACAGTAACAGCCCTGGCAGTTAATATTGAAACTTATCCGACCCATATTGCAGGCCTTCCGGTCGCCGTCAATATCTGCTGTCATGTAAACCGCCATGTACATCGTGTGCTGAAATAA
- a CDS encoding Fe-S-containing hydro-lyase gives MNRMINVPIRKEDAKSLKAGDYVYLTGTIYTARDAAHKRMQEALDAGDSLPINLEGNVIYYMGPSPAREGRPIGSAGPTTASRMDKYTPQLLDLGLGAMIGKGKRSQAVQDAIVRNDCVYFAAVGGAGALLSKRILSSEVIAYDDLGTEAIRKLEIDNFPVVVVIDSDGNNLYETAIREFAR, from the coding sequence ATGAACCGAATGATAAATGTGCCAATCAGGAAAGAGGACGCAAAAAGCCTGAAGGCCGGGGATTATGTATATTTAACAGGTACGATCTATACTGCAAGGGATGCTGCACATAAAAGAATGCAGGAGGCTCTGGATGCAGGGGATTCTTTGCCGATCAACCTGGAAGGAAATGTGATTTATTATATGGGGCCGTCACCTGCCAGGGAAGGCCGTCCAATTGGATCTGCAGGTCCGACCACTGCGAGCCGTATGGATAAATACACACCGCAGCTTTTAGATCTGGGCCTCGGGGCTATGATCGGTAAAGGGAAAAGGAGTCAGGCCGTACAGGATGCTATTGTTCGGAATGACTGTGTTTATTTTGCTGCTGTTGGAGGAGCTGGGGCGCTGCTCTCCAAACGGATCCTTTCTTCAGAAGTGATCGCATATGATGATCTTGGCACAGAAGCGATCCGTAAGCTGGAGATAGATAATTTTCCGGTGGTGGTTGTGATTGATTCCGATGGGAATAATCTTTATGAGACTGCAATCAGGGAGTTTGCCAGATGA
- a CDS encoding guanylate kinase, which translates to MGRIFYLMGKSASGKDTLYKRLLKECPGLRTVVLYTTRPMREGETDGVEYHFTTPEKLQEFQETGRMIELRTYQTVYGPWSYATVDDGQIDLGEADYLTIGTLESYERLRSYYGDTAVVPLYVNVDDGIRLERALFRERQQKEPKYAELCRRFLADDEDFSEGNLDKLGIRREYRNDELESCVEEIKKEIMHGEGKK; encoded by the coding sequence ATGGGCAGGATATTTTATTTGATGGGGAAGAGCGCATCGGGAAAAGATACGCTTTACAAGCGTCTTCTAAAAGAATGTCCCGGGCTTCGCACGGTGGTACTGTATACCACGCGGCCTATGCGGGAGGGGGAGACGGACGGGGTGGAGTATCATTTTACTACTCCGGAAAAGCTTCAGGAGTTTCAGGAGACTGGAAGGATGATCGAGCTTCGCACTTATCAGACGGTGTATGGACCCTGGAGCTATGCTACGGTGGATGATGGGCAGATCGATCTGGGGGAAGCGGACTATCTGACGATCGGAACGCTGGAATCTTATGAACGTCTGCGGAGCTATTATGGGGATACTGCGGTGGTACCTCTGTATGTGAATGTGGATGATGGAATAAGGCTGGAGCGGGCCCTTTTCAGGGAGAGGCAGCAGAAGGAGCCTAAATATGCGGAGCTGTGCCGGAGGTTTTTAGCGGATGATGAGGATTTCTCGGAAGGGAATCTGGACAAGCTGGGGATTCGCAGAGAATACCGCAATGATGAACTGGAATCCTGTGTGGAAGAAATAAAAAAAGAGATCATGCATGGGGAAGGGAAGAAGTAA
- the gyrB gene encoding DNA topoisomerase (ATP-hydrolyzing) subunit B → MSAEYGADQIQILEGLEAVRKRPGMYIGSTSSRGLHHLVYEIVDNAVDEALAGYCNQIEVTINADNSITVIDDGRGIPVGIQKKAGIAAVEVVFTILHAGGKFGGGGYKVSGGLHGVGASVVNALSTWLEVRVYQDGKIYQQRYERGKVMYPLKVVGECPADKHGTEVHFLPDPDIFEETVYDFEILRVRLQETAFLTKNLRIVLKDDREEKKEKVFHYEGGIQEFVTYLNKGKAPLYDNVIYCEGLRDGVYVEVAMQHNDSYIENIYSFVNNVNTPEGGTHLAGLKNALTKTINDYARKNKLLKDSEPNLSGEDIREGLTAIISIKIEEPQFEGQTKQKLGNSEARGAVDSIVSEQLTYFLEQNPASAKTICEKSVMAQRARAAARKARDLTRRKTALEGMALPGKLADCSNKDPEKCEIFIVEGDSAGGSAKTARSRDNQAILPLRGKILNVEKARLDKIYANAEIKAMITAFGTGIHDDFDISKLRYHKIIIMTDADVDGAHISTLMLTFLYRFMPELIRQGHVYLAQPPLYKLEKSKKIWYAYSDEELNQILQEVGRDTNNKIQRYKGLGEMDAEQLWETTMDPERRILLRVNMDDDVASELDLTFTTLMGDQVEPRREFIEANAKYVQNLDI, encoded by the coding sequence ATGAGTGCAGAATACGGAGCAGACCAGATTCAGATTTTGGAAGGGCTGGAAGCAGTCCGGAAAAGACCTGGAATGTATATCGGCAGCACTTCATCCAGAGGTCTCCATCATCTGGTTTATGAGATTGTAGACAATGCAGTGGATGAGGCTTTGGCCGGTTACTGTAATCAGATTGAAGTTACCATTAATGCGGACAATTCCATTACGGTAATTGATGACGGTCGCGGTATTCCGGTCGGCATTCAGAAGAAAGCCGGGATTGCTGCTGTTGAGGTGGTATTTACGATCCTTCATGCAGGCGGCAAATTCGGCGGCGGGGGATACAAGGTATCCGGCGGACTTCACGGCGTGGGTGCGTCTGTAGTAAATGCCCTTTCCACCTGGCTGGAGGTAAGGGTTTATCAGGATGGCAAGATCTACCAGCAGAGATATGAGCGGGGCAAGGTTATGTACCCGTTAAAAGTTGTGGGTGAATGTCCGGCAGATAAGCATGGGACAGAAGTCCATTTCCTTCCGGACCCGGATATCTTTGAAGAGACGGTCTATGATTTTGAAATCCTGAGGGTGCGTCTTCAGGAGACCGCTTTCCTGACGAAAAATCTTAGGATCGTTTTAAAGGACGACCGGGAAGAAAAGAAAGAAAAGGTGTTCCATTACGAGGGCGGTATTCAGGAGTTTGTGACTTACCTAAACAAAGGCAAGGCCCCTCTTTACGATAATGTGATCTATTGTGAAGGTTTGCGCGACGGTGTATATGTGGAAGTTGCCATGCAGCACAATGATTCTTATATTGAGAATATATACAGCTTTGTTAACAATGTAAATACTCCGGAGGGTGGTACCCATCTGGCAGGACTTAAGAATGCCCTGACTAAGACGATCAATGATTATGCCCGGAAGAATAAGCTGTTAAAAGACAGCGAGCCGAACTTAAGCGGTGAGGATATCCGTGAGGGATTGACCGCGATCATCAGTATCAAGATCGAGGAGCCGCAGTTTGAAGGACAGACCAAGCAGAAGCTGGGCAACAGCGAGGCCAGGGGAGCAGTGGACAGCATTGTCAGTGAGCAGCTCACTTATTTCCTGGAACAAAATCCTGCTTCTGCAAAAACAATCTGTGAAAAATCAGTTATGGCACAGCGTGCCCGGGCGGCAGCCAGAAAAGCCAGGGACTTAACAAGAAGAAAAACTGCTTTAGAGGGGATGGCCCTTCCCGGCAAGCTGGCGGATTGTTCCAATAAGGACCCGGAAAAATGCGAGATCTTTATCGTAGAGGGAGATTCCGCAGGCGGTTCTGCAAAGACAGCACGTTCCCGTGACAACCAGGCGATCCTTCCGCTGCGCGGCAAGATCCTCAATGTGGAGAAGGCAAGACTGGACAAGATTTATGCCAATGCAGAGATCAAAGCCATGATCACGGCATTTGGTACGGGGATCCATGATGATTTTGATATTTCCAAGCTGCGCTACCATAAGATCATTATCATGACCGATGCAGATGTGGACGGCGCCCATATCAGTACTCTGATGCTTACGTTCCTATACCGGTTTATGCCGGAGCTGATCAGGCAGGGGCATGTTTATCTTGCGCAGCCGCCGTTATACAAGCTGGAAAAGAGCAAGAAGATCTGGTATGCGTACAGTGATGAGGAGTTAAACCAGATCCTTCAGGAGGTTGGGCGTGACACCAACAATAAGATCCAGCGTTATAAAGGTCTGGGTGAGATGGATGCGGAGCAGCTTTGGGAAACGACCATGGACCCGGAGCGCAGGATACTGCTTCGCGTGAATATGGATGATGATGTAGCTTCTGAACTGGATCTGACCTTTACAACCCTGATGGGGGATCAGGTAGAGCCAAGACGTGAATTTATCGAAGCAAATGCAAAATATGTACAAAATCTCGACATTTAA
- a CDS encoding lysophospholipid acyltransferase family protein: MVFRCFLKAPWWWFRIWRFGRPGDSHTEQERYDYLRYVVKKANHAGRVDVISSGVENLPKDNGFILFPNHQGMFDMLAIIETCPNPVSVVVKKEAAGIFLVKQVIELLHGMSIDRKDIRGAKDIIDRMSDDVKNGRNYVIFAEGTRSRDGNQILEFKAGTFKSAVNAGCPIIPVALINSFCPFDISSIKREQVQVHYLEPLYQNQYMDMKTREIAHLVHDRIQKKIDENMG; this comes from the coding sequence ATGGTGTTCCGGTGTTTTTTAAAGGCCCCATGGTGGTGGTTCCGGATTTGGAGATTTGGACGTCCGGGTGACAGCCATACAGAGCAGGAACGCTATGACTATCTCAGATATGTAGTAAAAAAAGCAAATCATGCAGGCAGAGTAGATGTGATCAGCAGCGGTGTGGAAAATCTGCCAAAGGATAATGGATTTATTTTATTTCCAAATCATCAGGGCATGTTTGATATGCTGGCCATCATTGAAACCTGTCCGAATCCGGTCAGTGTTGTGGTGAAAAAAGAAGCAGCCGGAATATTTCTTGTCAAGCAGGTTATCGAACTGCTTCATGGAATGTCTATAGATAGAAAAGACATTCGCGGAGCAAAGGATATTATTGACCGCATGAGTGATGATGTGAAAAACGGAAGAAATTATGTGATTTTTGCAGAGGGAACCAGAAGCCGGGATGGAAATCAGATTCTGGAATTTAAGGCAGGCACATTTAAAAGTGCAGTCAATGCAGGATGTCCGATCATCCCGGTCGCTCTGATCAACAGCTTTTGTCCATTTGATATTTCATCTATAAAAAGAGAACAGGTGCAGGTTCACTACCTGGAGCCACTGTATCAAAATCAATATATGGACATGAAGACCCGGGAAATAGCACATCTTGTACATGACAGGATTCAGAAAAAAATAGATGAAAATATGGGTTGA
- a CDS encoding stage 0 sporulation family protein, with the protein MIKVIGVRFRNAGKIYYFAPGKLEIKSGDHVIVETARGVEYGYVVLGNREVEDNKVIQPLKSVIRMANKDDENRETSNRKKEKDAFKLCQEKIRKHNLDMKLIDVEYTFDNNKILFYFTADGRIDFRELVKDLASVFKTRIELRQVGVRDETKIVGGIGICGRALCCHSYLSEFIPVSIKMAKEQNLSLNPTKISGVCGRLMCCLKNEEETYEYLNSKLPGMGDYVTTDDGLKGEVQSVSVLRQTVKVIVTVDRDEKEIREYKVEQLKFKPRRRKGKADVEDAELKKLEAMEKKEGKSKLDE; encoded by the coding sequence ATGATTAAGGTTATTGGAGTGCGGTTCCGGAATGCGGGAAAGATATATTATTTTGCTCCGGGCAAGCTGGAGATCAAAAGTGGAGACCACGTGATCGTGGAAACGGCCCGCGGAGTGGAATATGGCTATGTGGTGCTGGGCAACCGGGAGGTGGAGGACAATAAAGTGATCCAGCCTTTAAAGTCGGTGATCCGCATGGCAAATAAGGATGATGAGAACCGGGAGACGTCCAACCGCAAAAAAGAGAAGGATGCGTTCAAGCTGTGCCAGGAGAAGATACGTAAGCACAATCTGGACATGAAGCTGATCGATGTGGAATACACCTTCGACAACAACAAGATCCTGTTCTATTTTACTGCGGATGGAAGGATTGATTTCCGGGAACTGGTGAAAGATCTGGCATCGGTGTTTAAGACCAGGATCGAGCTTCGTCAGGTTGGTGTCAGGGATGAGACGAAGATCGTAGGCGGTATCGGCATCTGCGGGCGGGCGCTGTGCTGTCATTCCTATCTGTCGGAGTTTATCCCGGTATCCATTAAGATGGCAAAGGAACAGAATCTGTCTCTTAACCCGACCAAGATATCCGGTGTGTGTGGAAGGCTGATGTGCTGTTTAAAGAACGAGGAGGAGACCTACGAGTATTTAAACAGCAAACTTCCGGGGATGGGTGATTATGTGACTACGGATGACGGGTTGAAGGGCGAGGTACAGAGTGTCAGTGTCCTGCGTCAAACGGTCAAGGTGATCGTGACGGTGGACCGGGATGAAAAAGAGATACGGGAATACAAAGTGGAACAGCTGAAGTTCAAGCCCAGGCGCAGAAAGGGCAAAGCCGACGTAGAGGATGCGGAGTTAAAGAAGCTGGAAGCTATGGAGAAAAAGGAAGGAAAATCTAAGCTGGATGAGTAG